A window of Magnetococcales bacterium genomic DNA:
TCCAGATTGTGATCGTGCTTGGGAAAAATGACCATGACGACCGTGACGATGGAAATACCGGCAGATATCCTATCCGTTTTGCGCCGCTCTCCTGAAGAATTCGTATCGGAGATGCGCCTGGCCGCCGCCGTGCAATGGTATGCCCAGGGCTGGATCGCCCAATCCAAAGCGGCAGAGTTCGCTTCGGTGAGTCGGGCCGAATTCCTGGACGAACTCTATCGGCGCCGCATTCCCGCCGTGCAAGTCACCAGGGAGGAGTTGCGGGAGGAGTGCTTCGGTGATTGAGCAACTGGTCACCAATACCTCCCCGCTGATTCTCCTCGGGCGGATTGATCATTTGTGGCTGCTCGGTAACTACGGGGGTTCGGGGGGGATTATCCCCCCCGACGGGTCCAGGGCAGCGCCCTGG
This region includes:
- a CDS encoding UPF0175 family protein; this encodes MTTVTMEIPADILSVLRRSPEEFVSEMRLAAAVQWYAQGWIAQSKAAEFASVSRAEFLDELYRRRIPAVQVTREELREECFGD